The following are from one region of the Rhizobacter sp. AJA081-3 genome:
- a CDS encoding tripartite tricarboxylate transporter substrate binding protein: MKNLLTCVLATSLAFAPSPDLRAQDNYPNKIIRLVVPYSAGGTGDQIGRLVGDKLGELLGQRVLIDNKGGAGGNIGAEAAVRSPADGYTLVMAATSLASNPALLKKMSFDPVKDLVPVSQCCGVPMVVVVNPALPIRNISELVAYAKAKPGRLTFASSGIGTSSHLAAELFKLLAGTDMTHVPYKADSQALPDLLSGNVDLMFMFQTSALPQVRAGKLRALAVSTAKRSPAAPELPTVAEAGVAGYDFNGWFGLFAPAGTPKAVIDVLAAASVKAVHSPDLQRKLIDQGFVPVAPDTPAQFALFFQNEAAKWVRVARDAKLQAID, encoded by the coding sequence ATGAAAAATCTGCTCACTTGCGTGCTCGCCACGTCGCTCGCGTTCGCGCCGAGTCCGGACCTGCGCGCGCAAGACAACTACCCGAACAAGATCATCCGGCTGGTCGTGCCCTACAGCGCGGGCGGCACCGGCGACCAGATCGGCCGGTTGGTCGGCGACAAGCTCGGCGAACTGCTGGGCCAGCGGGTGCTGATCGACAACAAGGGAGGTGCCGGCGGCAACATCGGCGCCGAAGCGGCCGTACGGTCGCCGGCCGACGGCTACACGCTGGTGATGGCCGCCACGAGCCTGGCGAGCAACCCGGCCCTGCTGAAGAAGATGAGCTTCGATCCGGTCAAGGATCTGGTGCCCGTCAGCCAGTGCTGCGGTGTGCCGATGGTCGTGGTCGTGAACCCGGCGTTGCCGATCAGGAACATCAGCGAGCTGGTGGCCTACGCGAAGGCGAAGCCCGGCCGGCTGACCTTCGCTTCGTCGGGCATCGGCACCAGCAGCCACTTGGCCGCCGAGCTCTTCAAGCTGCTGGCCGGCACCGACATGACCCACGTGCCCTACAAGGCGGACTCGCAGGCGCTGCCCGACCTGCTGTCGGGCAATGTCGACCTGATGTTCATGTTCCAGACCTCGGCCTTGCCGCAGGTCAGGGCCGGCAAGCTGCGCGCGCTCGCGGTCAGCACCGCGAAGCGCTCGCCGGCGGCGCCCGAACTGCCCACCGTCGCCGAGGCGGGCGTGGCGGGTTACGACTTCAACGGCTGGTTCGGCCTGTTCGCGCCGGCCGGCACGCCCAAGGCCGTGATCGACGTGCTGGCCGCGGCATCGGTGAAAGCGGTGCATTCGCCCGACCTGCAGCGCAAGCTGATCGACCAAGGTTTCGTTCCGGTCGCGCCCGACACGCCGGCGCAATTCGCGCTGTTCTTCCAGAACGAAGCGGCGAAGTGGGTGCGCGTGGCGCGCGATGCGAAGTTGCAGGCAATCGACTGA
- a CDS encoding UbiD family decarboxylase: MNTPQAFTSLRGWLRHLAATDRLALIRPGVALTHELAAIAKRLDGTQAALFPQPGGHPMPVVSGFMSRRAWIAEAMGVPDAQLLQRFRAAAERPLPWREVARDAAPAQQVVHPFGEGEGDIRTLLPIPTHSEHDNGPYITAGLVIARNPKTGVQNVSINRIQIQGRDRLGVLILPRHLHAFFAAAEAQGQALDVAIVIGVDPLTALASQAIAALDCDELEIAGALHGAPLPVVKCTTNQVRVPAEAEIVIEGRILPNVREPEGPFGEFPKYYSAREEREVIVIDAVTHRRDPVFHTIVPAEMEHLLLGAIPREATLLAHLQRSFPNVSDVHLSVGGVARYHLHVQMKKTREGQAKNVILGAFGGHYDLKQVIVVDEDVNVHDPAEVEWAVATRFQADRDLVVIAGAQGSALDPSTSIAFAGNKPPLEWQGFGAKMGLDATKPIRSSEHVFTRVRIPGESDVDLATAVTATGTAALTGTSLEQA; the protein is encoded by the coding sequence ATGAACACCCCCCAAGCCTTCACGAGCCTGCGCGGCTGGCTGCGCCACCTGGCTGCCACCGACCGGCTTGCGCTGATCCGGCCCGGCGTGGCGCTCACCCATGAACTCGCGGCCATCGCCAAGCGGCTCGACGGCACGCAGGCGGCGCTGTTCCCGCAGCCGGGCGGGCACCCGATGCCGGTGGTGTCGGGCTTCATGTCCCGGCGCGCCTGGATCGCCGAGGCCATGGGCGTGCCCGACGCACAACTGCTGCAACGTTTCCGCGCCGCGGCCGAACGGCCGCTGCCGTGGCGCGAGGTCGCGCGCGACGCTGCACCGGCGCAGCAAGTGGTGCACCCTTTCGGTGAAGGTGAGGGCGACATCCGCACGCTGCTGCCGATCCCGACACACAGCGAACACGACAACGGACCCTACATCACGGCCGGCCTGGTGATCGCACGCAACCCGAAGACGGGGGTGCAGAACGTCTCGATCAACCGCATCCAGATCCAGGGCCGCGACCGGCTCGGCGTGCTGATTTTGCCGCGCCACCTGCATGCCTTCTTTGCCGCTGCTGAAGCGCAGGGTCAGGCGCTCGACGTCGCGATCGTGATCGGTGTCGACCCGCTGACCGCGCTGGCGTCGCAGGCGATCGCAGCGCTCGACTGCGATGAACTCGAGATCGCCGGTGCACTGCACGGTGCGCCGTTGCCGGTCGTGAAGTGCACCACCAACCAGGTGCGCGTGCCGGCCGAGGCCGAGATCGTGATCGAAGGCCGCATCCTGCCGAACGTGCGCGAGCCCGAGGGTCCGTTCGGTGAATTTCCCAAGTACTACAGCGCCCGCGAAGAGCGTGAAGTGATCGTGATCGACGCCGTGACGCACCGACGCGACCCGGTGTTCCACACCATCGTGCCGGCCGAGATGGAGCACCTCCTGCTCGGCGCGATCCCCCGCGAAGCGACGCTGCTGGCCCACCTGCAGCGCAGCTTCCCGAACGTCAGCGACGTGCACCTGTCGGTCGGCGGTGTGGCGAGGTATCACCTGCATGTGCAGATGAAGAAGACCCGCGAAGGCCAGGCCAAGAACGTGATCCTCGGGGCCTTCGGCGGCCACTATGACCTGAAGCAGGTGATCGTGGTCGATGAAGACGTCAACGTGCACGACCCCGCCGAAGTCGAGTGGGCTGTTGCCACCCGCTTCCAGGCCGACCGAGACCTGGTCGTGATCGCCGGCGCGCAAGGTTCGGCACTCGACCCTTCGACCAGCATCGCGTTCGCCGGCAACAAGCCGCCGCTCGAATGGCAGGGATTCGGCGCCAAGATGGGGCTCGACGCCACCAAGCCGATCCGTTCGAGCGAACACGTGTTCACGCGCGTGCGCATTCCGGGCGAAAGCGACGTCGACCTGGCCACCGCGGTCACCGCCACCGGCACCGCAGCGCTCACCGGCACATCGCTGGAGCAGGCATGA
- a CDS encoding UbiX family flavin prenyltransferase, with protein sequence MKRLIVAITGASGAVYGVRLLQMLRALPAVETHLVLSQAGGLTAMQELDMARSDVEGLADVVHNPRDIGASIASGSFVTAGMVVAPCSMKTLASIALGFADNLVSRAADVALKERRRLVLMARETPLNLAHLRNMTAVTEMGGVICPPVPAFYQRPDSLSDVVDHSVARVLDLFDIENPTALRRWQGLRVHDPA encoded by the coding sequence ATGAAGCGCCTGATCGTCGCCATCACCGGTGCGAGCGGCGCGGTCTACGGCGTGCGCTTGCTGCAGATGCTGCGGGCGCTGCCGGCGGTCGAAACCCACCTGGTGCTGTCGCAGGCCGGCGGGCTGACGGCGATGCAGGAGCTCGACATGGCGCGCAGCGATGTCGAGGGCCTGGCCGACGTGGTGCACAACCCGCGTGACATCGGCGCCAGCATCGCCAGCGGCTCTTTCGTCACCGCCGGCATGGTGGTCGCGCCGTGTTCGATGAAGACGCTGGCGAGCATTGCGCTCGGCTTCGCCGACAACCTCGTCAGCCGTGCCGCCGACGTGGCGCTGAAAGAGCGCCGCCGCCTCGTGCTGATGGCACGCGAGACGCCGCTGAACCTGGCTCACCTTCGCAACATGACGGCGGTCACCGAAATGGGCGGCGTGATCTGCCCTCCGGTGCCGGCGTTCTACCAGCGGCCCGACAGCCTGTCCGATGTCGTCGACCACAGCGTCGCGCGTGTGCTCGATCTGTTCGACATCGAAAACCCGACCGCGCTGCGCCGCTGGCAAGGCCTGCGCGTCCACGACCCCGCCTGA
- a CDS encoding amino acid ABC transporter substrate-binding protein has product MKTHLLQKLAGAALAVVAAAPVAAKLNSCDGPIVFGTTVSETGPFSTLADRWRKMTEVFAEEVNKTGGVAVKACNKKLPIQFVIYDDQSVPATAVQLYEKMATVDKVDFFVGPDWSSIGGPVPPIADKYKIPMVMANVATPALYDRGLKYIWGTPFPVVPNWSARYFDMLGKVSPKPQTIIFITHDNPVMKGITATWSKKAEEQGLKVLGTEMFGAELKDFTALIAKVRAAKADIVYISSYDNASVPLVQQMRQLKVRAMDVHHTMLTGALQRQVGQDLEGMTGELSWYPGVKGAYSELVETVMQRSNVTMFDYIWTLGRLTSYLAMIQGIEKAGEVDREKVKAALFKATIKSPAGDVTFDERGFANTGAFTVQMQAGKVQVVWPPEVATSKLQWPSPSWK; this is encoded by the coding sequence ATGAAAACCCATCTGCTTCAGAAACTCGCTGGTGCCGCTCTCGCCGTGGTAGCCGCGGCACCGGTGGCTGCCAAGCTCAATTCCTGCGACGGCCCGATCGTGTTCGGCACCACGGTCTCGGAAACCGGCCCGTTCTCGACGCTCGCCGACCGCTGGCGCAAGATGACCGAGGTCTTCGCCGAGGAGGTGAACAAGACCGGCGGCGTGGCCGTGAAGGCCTGCAACAAGAAGCTGCCTATCCAGTTTGTCATCTACGACGACCAGAGCGTGCCGGCCACCGCGGTGCAGCTCTACGAGAAGATGGCCACGGTCGACAAGGTGGACTTCTTCGTCGGGCCCGACTGGTCGTCCATCGGCGGCCCGGTGCCGCCCATCGCCGACAAATACAAGATCCCCATGGTCATGGCCAACGTGGCCACGCCAGCGCTCTACGACCGCGGCCTGAAGTACATCTGGGGCACGCCCTTCCCGGTGGTGCCCAACTGGTCGGCGCGCTACTTCGACATGCTCGGCAAGGTCAGCCCCAAGCCGCAGACCATCATCTTCATCACCCACGACAACCCGGTGATGAAAGGCATCACGGCAACGTGGAGCAAGAAGGCCGAAGAGCAGGGCCTCAAGGTGCTGGGCACCGAGATGTTCGGCGCCGAGCTGAAGGACTTCACCGCGCTCATCGCCAAGGTGCGCGCGGCCAAGGCCGACATCGTCTACATCAGCAGCTACGACAACGCCAGCGTGCCGCTGGTGCAGCAGATGCGCCAGCTGAAGGTGCGGGCCATGGACGTGCACCACACCATGCTGACCGGTGCGCTGCAGCGCCAGGTGGGACAGGACCTAGAAGGCATGACTGGCGAACTGAGCTGGTACCCGGGTGTGAAGGGCGCCTACAGCGAACTCGTCGAGACCGTGATGCAGCGCTCGAACGTGACCATGTTCGACTACATCTGGACCCTGGGCCGCCTGACCAGCTACCTGGCCATGATTCAGGGCATCGAGAAGGCCGGCGAGGTGGACCGCGAGAAGGTCAAGGCGGCGCTCTTCAAGGCCACCATCAAGAGCCCGGCCGGCGATGTGACCTTCGACGAACGCGGCTTTGCCAACACCGGCGCCTTCACGGTGCAGATGCAGGCAGGCAAGGTGCAGGTGGTGTGGCCGCCGGAAGTGGCCACCAGCAAGCTGCAGTGGCCTTCGCCGAGCTGGAAGTGA
- a CDS encoding branched-chain amino acid ABC transporter permease, whose amino-acid sequence MEVLLQVLIGGVLLGGLYALVAFGLSLIYGVVRILNFAHGTLLAVSGVAASLAFATWQLHPVLIAVLLAPLLGALAYGYYHLLLKPLAQRNHFEGTVGTVLVTVGTLMVLSDLTAKAAGATQRNIPVRLEALEFGDIVVSTVQLLILGGIALLTLVMHLILKKTWFGRAIRAVTQEPVGAQICGVQSTRMKALTFAFGSATVALAAVMYVLSFPVDPTMGFSLTVKAFTIIVVGGIGNLPGALLAGVFLGVAEGLTGLYWKPEWAPALSVVLMLAILVARPRLAGAK is encoded by the coding sequence ATGGAAGTGCTCCTGCAAGTGCTCATCGGCGGCGTGCTGCTGGGCGGGCTCTACGCGCTGGTCGCGTTCGGCCTGTCCCTCATCTACGGCGTTGTTCGCATCCTCAACTTCGCACACGGTACGCTGCTGGCCGTCAGCGGCGTGGCGGCCAGCCTGGCCTTTGCCACCTGGCAGTTGCACCCCGTGCTCATCGCCGTGCTGCTGGCACCGCTGCTGGGCGCTTTGGCCTACGGCTACTACCACCTGCTGCTCAAGCCGCTGGCCCAGCGCAACCACTTCGAAGGCACAGTGGGCACGGTGCTGGTGACGGTGGGCACGCTGATGGTCCTGAGCGACCTCACCGCCAAGGCCGCGGGCGCCACGCAGCGCAACATCCCGGTGCGGCTGGAAGCGCTGGAGTTCGGCGACATCGTCGTCAGCACGGTGCAGCTGCTCATCCTGGGCGGCATCGCGCTGCTCACGCTGGTGATGCACCTGATCCTGAAGAAGACCTGGTTCGGCCGCGCCATCCGCGCGGTGACGCAGGAGCCGGTGGGCGCGCAGATCTGCGGCGTGCAGAGCACACGCATGAAGGCGCTGACCTTCGCCTTCGGCTCGGCCACGGTCGCCCTCGCCGCCGTGATGTATGTGCTGAGCTTTCCGGTCGATCCGACCATGGGCTTCAGCCTCACGGTGAAGGCCTTCACGATCATCGTGGTGGGCGGCATCGGCAACCTGCCGGGCGCATTGCTGGCGGGTGTGTTCCTGGGTGTGGCCGAAGGCCTGACGGGCCTGTACTGGAAGCCTGAATGGGCGCCGGCACTGAGCGTGGTGCTCATGCTGGCCATCCTGGTGGCCCGCCCGCGTCTGGCAGGGGCGAAGTGA
- a CDS encoding ATP-binding cassette domain-containing protein, producing the protein MAALDLSTPATGNTAGRATVARYGWGLGALAVVALAALPFFGNPYYVTFAFTVLIAYILGQSWDWVAGEMGYVNLGHYCFYGIGAYGFAIALVSGWPFLAAFGVALLATAVVAALVSVPLFRLHGDYFAFATLALLPLMEVMAFNLGWLTKGADGIVLPVDQVLTPAFLGALAVCVVTFVVTLRINHARFGFALKSIRNDEQVAETVGVKIGPVKRHVLVLSAIFGAAAGALQAWQMSYIDPTSVFGLNVALVPIAMVLFAGSGLRFGPLVGVVLLASMQQWLLVSVQGFQHTLYGLTILLIGRFMPGGFLRAKWVRRVPGLRLLGREHHEHVGETAARVAATPTSATVALPLPRLQVDRSRPLIELQGVRMQFGGNVAVNDISLKIMEGEIVGLIGPNGSGKTTLFNCISRVYTPTAGKVLMAGQDLAGLGRDGIARLGVGRTYQIPRPFGDLTVQENIAIPLMFSSQPLSPRDAMREARAFIDYAELGPRLHHRADALSVQERKALEFARALACRPRLLLVDEVASGLTPAEVKRFVEHIRHVRDRYGITVIWVEHIFSALEQVVDRVIALEQGSLIADGPLAVVVKDERVLSTYLGSAAARPPAVPTRAGAN; encoded by the coding sequence ATGGCGGCGCTGGATCTTTCAACGCCCGCCACGGGCAACACCGCCGGCCGGGCCACCGTCGCGCGCTACGGCTGGGGTCTGGGAGCGCTGGCCGTGGTGGCGCTCGCGGCCTTGCCGTTTTTCGGCAACCCCTACTACGTCACCTTTGCCTTCACCGTGCTCATCGCCTACATCCTGGGCCAGAGCTGGGACTGGGTGGCAGGCGAGATGGGCTATGTCAACCTGGGCCACTACTGCTTCTATGGCATCGGTGCTTACGGCTTTGCCATCGCGCTGGTGTCGGGCTGGCCCTTCCTGGCGGCTTTCGGCGTGGCGCTGCTGGCCACCGCGGTGGTGGCGGCGCTGGTGTCGGTGCCACTGTTCAGGCTGCATGGTGACTACTTCGCCTTTGCCACGCTGGCGCTGCTGCCGCTGATGGAGGTGATGGCCTTCAACCTGGGCTGGTTGACCAAGGGGGCAGACGGCATCGTGCTGCCCGTGGACCAGGTGCTGACGCCGGCCTTCCTGGGCGCGCTGGCGGTGTGCGTCGTGACCTTCGTCGTCACCCTGCGCATCAACCACGCACGTTTCGGCTTTGCACTGAAAAGCATACGCAACGACGAGCAAGTGGCCGAGACCGTGGGCGTGAAGATCGGCCCGGTGAAGCGCCATGTGCTGGTGCTGAGCGCCATCTTCGGCGCCGCCGCCGGCGCGCTGCAGGCCTGGCAGATGAGCTACATCGACCCCACCAGCGTCTTCGGCCTGAACGTGGCGCTGGTGCCCATCGCGATGGTGCTGTTCGCCGGCTCGGGCCTGCGCTTCGGGCCCCTGGTCGGCGTGGTGCTGCTGGCGAGCATGCAGCAGTGGCTGCTGGTCAGCGTGCAGGGCTTCCAGCACACGCTGTATGGCCTGACCATCCTGCTCATCGGGCGCTTCATGCCCGGCGGCTTCCTGCGCGCGAAATGGGTGCGCCGGGTGCCGGGGCTGCGGCTGCTCGGCCGTGAGCACCATGAACATGTCGGCGAAACCGCCGCCAGAGTGGCCGCCACACCCACCAGCGCGACGGTGGCGCTGCCACTGCCACGCCTGCAGGTGGACCGCAGCCGCCCGCTCATCGAACTGCAGGGTGTGCGCATGCAGTTCGGCGGCAACGTCGCCGTCAACGACATCAGCCTGAAGATCATGGAAGGCGAGATCGTCGGCCTCATCGGGCCCAACGGCTCGGGCAAGACGACGCTGTTCAACTGCATCTCGCGCGTCTACACGCCCACCGCGGGCAAGGTGCTGATGGCCGGCCAGGACCTCGCCGGCCTGGGCCGCGACGGCATTGCGCGCCTGGGTGTGGGCCGCACCTACCAGATACCGCGGCCCTTCGGTGACTTGACGGTGCAGGAGAACATCGCCATCCCGCTGATGTTCAGCAGCCAGCCGCTGAGCCCGCGTGACGCCATGCGTGAGGCGCGTGCCTTCATCGACTACGCCGAACTCGGCCCGCGCCTGCACCACCGTGCCGATGCGCTGAGCGTGCAGGAACGCAAGGCGCTGGAGTTCGCGCGTGCGCTGGCCTGCCGGCCGCGCCTGCTGCTGGTGGACGAGGTCGCCTCGGGCCTGACACCCGCCGAGGTGAAACGCTTCGTCGAGCACATCCGCCATGTGCGCGACCGCTACGGCATCACCGTGATCTGGGTCGAGCACATCTTCTCGGCGCTGGAGCAGGTCGTCGACCGTGTCATCGCGCTGGAACAGGGCAGCCTCATCGCCGACGGCCCCCTGGCCGTGGTGGTGAAGGACGAACGTGTGCTCAGCACCTACCTCGGGTCGGCCGCAGCGCGCCCACCCGCCGTGCCCACGCGGGCAGGAGCGAACTGA
- a CDS encoding ABC transporter ATP-binding protein, with protein sequence MLTLKNLAVDHGKLRALWDVSLHVGKGERVGLLGANGAGKSTAMGAIVGLYPVAAGEISFDGAPMKAPSTTQTVAGGISLVPEGRRLFPGMSVWENLVMGAYAAPKRELDAPLEQVFGLFPILRQKAAQNAGELSGGQQQMVAIGRALMSRPRLLLLDEPFIGVAPLLVDEILAALRQIANAGVTLVLVEQNTHRALDFVERAYVLENGRTVLEGGRDALLADPAFAAKFLGLE encoded by the coding sequence ATGCTGACCTTGAAGAACCTGGCCGTGGACCACGGCAAGCTGCGCGCGCTGTGGGACGTGAGCCTGCACGTGGGCAAGGGCGAACGTGTCGGCCTGCTGGGCGCGAACGGCGCCGGCAAGAGCACGGCGATGGGCGCCATCGTCGGCCTCTACCCGGTGGCCGCTGGCGAGATCAGTTTCGACGGGGCGCCCATGAAGGCGCCCAGCACGACGCAGACCGTGGCCGGTGGCATTTCGCTGGTGCCCGAAGGCCGGCGCCTCTTTCCCGGCATGAGCGTCTGGGAAAACCTGGTGATGGGCGCCTACGCCGCGCCCAAACGCGAACTGGACGCGCCGCTGGAACAGGTGTTCGGCCTCTTTCCGATCTTGCGCCAGAAGGCGGCGCAGAACGCGGGTGAACTCTCCGGCGGCCAGCAGCAGATGGTGGCCATCGGCCGCGCGCTGATGTCGCGCCCGCGCCTGCTGTTGCTGGACGAGCCCTTCATCGGCGTGGCGCCGCTGCTGGTGGACGAGATCCTGGCCGCGCTGCGCCAGATCGCCAACGCCGGTGTGACGCTGGTGCTGGTGGAGCAGAACACCCACCGTGCGCTTGATTTTGTCGAGCGCGCCTATGTGCTGGAAAACGGCCGCACGGTGCTGGAAGGCGGGCGCGATGCGCTGCTCGCCGACCCGGCATTTGCAGCCAAGTTTCTCGGCCTGGAATGA
- a CDS encoding fatty acid hydroxylase family protein — protein sequence MNRDQEIVQRSHSFREQYRKETPSWYRGEMHLAFTLLFTGGVIWYCAANISNASWAEWLWVVLPMFLFGNWAEWAGHRYLLHSPRSFIKPAYKRHVNTHHQFFSHKTLDYHGQQDWRALLFPPFAPVLFVLAALPPALLLGTLWTPNAGYIAMLTMAAYFLMYEGLHTLSHLEHPLLDAMPLVNTVRRMHVLHHNPDFMHTRNFNLTFPICDAIFGTSDLNKGLLGTLFNGMSDAARKPEDAARVAAQLTDKPARSTERKAA from the coding sequence ATGAACCGCGACCAAGAGATCGTGCAGCGCTCGCACAGCTTCCGCGAGCAGTACCGCAAGGAAACACCTTCGTGGTACCGCGGCGAGATGCACCTGGCCTTCACGCTGCTGTTCACCGGCGGTGTGATCTGGTACTGCGCCGCGAACATCAGCAATGCCAGCTGGGCCGAGTGGCTGTGGGTGGTGCTGCCGATGTTTCTCTTCGGCAACTGGGCCGAGTGGGCCGGCCACCGCTACCTGCTGCACAGCCCCAGGAGTTTCATCAAGCCGGCCTACAAGCGCCACGTCAACACCCACCACCAGTTCTTCAGCCACAAGACGCTGGACTACCACGGCCAGCAGGACTGGCGCGCCTTGCTCTTCCCGCCGTTTGCCCCGGTGCTGTTCGTGCTGGCGGCGCTGCCGCCGGCGCTGCTGCTGGGCACGCTGTGGACACCCAATGCCGGCTACATCGCGATGTTGACGATGGCCGCCTATTTCCTGATGTACGAGGGCCTGCACACGCTCAGCCATCTGGAGCACCCGCTGCTGGACGCCATGCCGCTGGTGAACACCGTGCGCCGCATGCATGTGCTGCACCACAACCCCGACTTCATGCACACGCGCAACTTCAACCTGACCTTCCCCATCTGCGACGCGATCTTCGGCACCAGCGACCTCAACAAGGGCCTGCTGGGCACGCTGTTCAACGGCATGTCCGACGCCGCACGCAAGCCCGAAGACGCTGCGCGCGTGGCCGCACAGCTGACTGACAAACCCGCCCGAAGCACCGAACGGAAAGCCGCATGA
- a CDS encoding SDR family NAD(P)-dependent oxidoreductase, which yields MSTPEPLPSAPRLAGRVAIVTGAAQGIGARYARALAAQGAAVVCCDVTDAEPVAVQIRAAGGEAIALHTDVTSVESTRLMAATAIEAYGRIDILVNNAGLFTNLATQPFDQIDAAEWDRVMAVNVRGPFECAKAVVPQMRAQGYGKIVNIASGTVFKGAPFLLHYVTSKGAVVAMTRALARELGDAGIRVNTLAPGLTASENTRANPAWQGVAAANNIASRAIKREVTPEDLCGTLVYLVSAESDFVTGQVVVVDGGSVMH from the coding sequence ATGAGCACCCCAGAGCCCCTTCCTTCCGCGCCGCGTCTGGCCGGCCGCGTCGCCATCGTCACCGGCGCCGCCCAAGGCATCGGTGCGCGCTACGCCCGCGCCCTGGCCGCCCAGGGTGCGGCCGTGGTTTGCTGCGACGTGACGGATGCCGAGCCCGTGGCGGTGCAGATACGCGCCGCGGGTGGCGAGGCCATCGCGCTGCACACCGATGTCACCTCGGTCGAGTCGACGCGCCTGATGGCCGCCACCGCGATCGAAGCCTACGGCCGCATCGACATCCTGGTGAACAACGCCGGGCTCTTCACCAACCTGGCGACGCAGCCCTTCGACCAGATCGACGCTGCCGAGTGGGACCGTGTGATGGCCGTCAACGTGCGCGGCCCCTTCGAGTGTGCCAAGGCCGTGGTGCCGCAGATGCGCGCCCAGGGCTACGGCAAGATCGTCAACATCGCGTCGGGCACGGTGTTCAAGGGCGCGCCCTTCCTGCTGCATTACGTCACCAGCAAGGGCGCGGTGGTGGCCATGACACGTGCACTGGCGCGTGAGCTCGGCGACGCCGGCATACGCGTCAACACCCTGGCGCCTGGCCTCACCGCCAGCGAAAACACCCGGGCCAACCCGGCCTGGCAGGGGGTGGCGGCAGCCAACAACATCGCCAGCCGCGCCATCAAGCGCGAGGTGACGCCAGAAGACCTGTGCGGCACCCTGGTCTACCTCGTCAGCGCCGAAAGCGACTTCGTCACCGGGCAGGTGGTGGTGGTCGATGGCGGCTCGGTGATGCATTGA
- a CDS encoding aldehyde dehydrogenase family protein: MEAQLLINGRWLPARSHGTCINPATGAAIGTYADGGEAEAQAAISAARAAFETTGWAQSPRLRQQVMLKWADELERRADELARLLTLENGKVLGQSRGEVGGAISEVRYYAGLARHMPGHVLEVEPGVFSTMLKEPAGVAGLIIPWNAPVVLLIRALTPALAAGCTVVIKPAPQTALITAAVIAALHDVPGLPPGVVNLVSESGHAVAQALVTSPEVEVLSFTGSNATGARIMAAAAPTMKKLSLELGGKSACLVFDDVDVERVAPQLAAAATIISGQQCTAARRVLVHAARYEAMKGALTRALAALVVAPGDQVGAHVGPLIDLASCERVDALIRRAMDEADEVLLRGGRLAGAPAGSSFLTPTLVAHQDSSAFFVQEEIFGPLLVLERFEDEKEAVQRANHSEYGLSASVWTHDGARSLRVARALRNGTVWINDHNKLFAEAETGGYRRSGIGRLHGFDALIDFTEIKHIYQSVGVVS, from the coding sequence ATGGAAGCCCAACTCCTCATCAACGGCCGCTGGTTGCCCGCGCGCAGCCACGGCACCTGCATCAACCCCGCCACGGGCGCTGCCATCGGCACCTACGCTGATGGGGGTGAAGCCGAGGCCCAGGCCGCCATCAGCGCCGCGCGCGCGGCCTTCGAGACCACCGGCTGGGCGCAGAGCCCGCGGCTGCGCCAGCAGGTGATGCTGAAGTGGGCCGACGAGCTGGAGCGTCGCGCCGATGAACTGGCGCGCCTGCTGACGCTGGAAAACGGCAAGGTGCTGGGCCAGAGCCGGGGCGAGGTGGGTGGCGCCATCTCCGAGGTGCGCTACTACGCCGGCCTGGCGCGCCACATGCCCGGCCATGTGCTGGAAGTCGAGCCCGGCGTCTTCAGCACGATGCTGAAAGAGCCGGCCGGCGTGGCGGGCCTGATCATTCCGTGGAACGCGCCGGTGGTGTTGCTGATACGCGCACTCACCCCCGCGCTGGCCGCGGGCTGCACCGTGGTCATCAAGCCGGCACCGCAGACGGCGTTGATCACCGCCGCCGTCATCGCCGCACTGCACGACGTGCCGGGCCTGCCGCCCGGCGTGGTGAACCTCGTCAGCGAAAGTGGCCACGCGGTGGCGCAAGCACTGGTCACTTCGCCCGAGGTGGAGGTGCTCAGCTTCACCGGCAGCAATGCCACCGGCGCGCGCATCATGGCCGCGGCGGCGCCGACGATGAAGAAGCTGAGCCTGGAGTTGGGCGGCAAGTCGGCCTGCCTGGTGTTCGACGATGTCGACGTGGAGCGTGTCGCGCCGCAGCTGGCGGCTGCGGCCACCATCATCAGCGGCCAGCAGTGCACGGCCGCGCGCCGTGTGCTCGTGCACGCCGCCAGGTACGAGGCCATGAAGGGCGCGCTGACCCGCGCGCTGGCCGCGCTGGTGGTGGCCCCGGGCGACCAGGTAGGTGCGCATGTCGGCCCGCTGATCGACCTCGCCTCCTGCGAGCGTGTGGATGCGCTCATCCGGCGCGCGATGGACGAGGCCGACGAGGTGCTGCTGCGCGGCGGCCGTCTGGCGGGCGCACCGGCGGGCAGCAGTTTTCTCACGCCCACGCTGGTGGCGCACCAGGACAGCAGCGCGTTTTTTGTGCAGGAAGAAATCTTCGGGCCGCTGCTTGTCCTGGAGCGCTTCGAGGACGAGAAGGAAGCCGTGCAGCGCGCCAACCACAGCGAGTACGGCCTCTCGGCCAGCGTGTGGACGCATGACGGCGCCCGGTCATTGCGGGTGGCACGTGCGCTGCGCAACGGCACGGTGTGGATCAACGACCACAACAAGCTCTTTGCCGAAGCCGAGACCGGGGGTTACCGGCGCAGCGGCATCGGCCGTCTGCACGGCTTCGATGCACTGATCGACTTCACCGAAATCAAGCACATCTACCAAAGCGTGGGCGTCGTCTCCTGA